From one Triticum urartu cultivar G1812 chromosome 3, Tu2.1, whole genome shotgun sequence genomic stretch:
- the LOC125545741 gene encoding cis-3-alkyl-4-alkyloxetan-2-one decarboxylase isoform X2 produces MAPPLAAPRFHAAPPRGLLLRPRKPLPTWRRAARPDDQDLYVDDDIGDGFSFSGGKYAEAEGPSKSDEWFAQGRMVKAHALYGNKEKAKDPFFGLTMGSGSQSSGDVFNWFCVEAGSSSNPTVLLIHGFPSQAYSYRNVLPVLSDKYRSIAFDWLGFGFSDKPQPKYGFDYTLDEYTSALESLIDAVAPDKLSIVVQGYFAPIVVKYAKEHQDKLNHLILVNPPITDKHAKLPSTLACFSNFLLGEVFSQDPLRASDKALTSSGPYMMKEEDATVYRRPYLVSGASGFALNAITRAMGKDLKAYIESMRSILASDSWNTKTTICWGLRDRWLTYDGVEDFCDGLKHNVVQLPMAGHHAQEDRGEELGNILKRILRV; encoded by the exons ATggcgccgccgctcgccgccccgCGCTTCCACGCCGCCCCCCCCcgcggcctcctcctccgcccccGGAAGCCCCTCCCCACCTGGCGCCGCGCCGCTCGCCCGGACGACCAG GATCTGTACGTCGACGACGACATCGGAGACGGCTTCTCGTTCAGCGGGG GGAAGTATGCGGAAGCCGAAGGCCCGAGTAAGTCGGACGAGTGGTTCGCTCAGGGGAGAATG GTAAAAGCTCATGCATTATATGGGAACAAAGAAAAGGCAAAGGATCCCTTTTTTGGGCTCACCATGGGTTCAGGATCACAATCTTCGGGTGATGTTTTTAA TTGGTTTTGTGTGGAAGCGGGGAGCTCTTCTAATCCTACTGTCCTTCTAATTCATGGGTTTCCATCTCAG GCATACTCTTACCGAAATGTGCTACCTGTACTATCAGACAAGTATCGTTCCATTGCTTTTGACTGGCTTG GTTTTGGATTCTCAGACAAGCCTCAACCTAAATATGGTTTTGACTATACTCTGGATG AATATACTTCAGCCCTGGAATCATTAATCGATGCTGTTGCTCCTGATAAGCTCTCCATTGTTGTTCAG GGGTACTTCGCTCCAATTGTAGTCAAATATGCTAAAGAACATCAGGACAAGTTGAACCACCTTATACTAGTTAATCCACCG ATAACCGACAAACATGCAAAGCTTCCATCCACCCTTGCATGTTTCAGCAACTTTTTGTTGGGCGAAGTATTTTCTCAG GATCCTCTTAGAGCTAGTGATAAGGCCTTGACTAGTAGTGGGCCATACATGATGAAGGAGGAAGATGCTACTGTATATAGAAGGCCATACCTTGTCTCAGGTGCATCTGGTTTTGCACTGAATGCAATAACAAGAGCTATGGGAAAGGATCTTAAG GCTTACATTGAGTCCATGAGGAGCATATTAGCGAGTGATTCATGGAATACGAAGACAACAATATGTTGGGGCTTGAGAGATCGTTGGCTCACTTATGAtggggttgaagatttttgtgaTGGCCTAAAACACAACGTTGTGCAGCTGCCAATG GCAGGGCACCATGCTCAGGAGGATCGTGGTGAAGAGCTAGGGAATATACTAAAACGTATACTGAG GGTTTGA
- the LOC125545741 gene encoding cis-3-alkyl-4-alkyloxetan-2-one decarboxylase isoform X1, whose protein sequence is MAPPLAAPRFHAAPPRGLLLRPRKPLPTWRRAARPDDQDLYVDDDIGDGFSFSGGKYAEAEGPSKSDEWFAQGRMVKAHALYGNKEKAKDPFFGLTMGSGSQSSGDVFNWFCVEAGSSSNPTVLLIHGFPSQAYSYRNVLPVLSDKYRSIAFDWLGFGFSDKPQPKYGFDYTLDEYTSALESLIDAVAPDKLSIVVQGYFAPIVVKYAKEHQDKLNHLILVNPPITDKHAKLPSTLACFSNFLLGEVFSQDPLRASDKALTSSGPYMMKEEDATVYRRPYLVSGASGFALNAITRAMGKDLKAYIESMRSILASDSWNTKTTICWGLRDRWLTYDGVEDFCDGLKHNVVQLPMAGHHAQEDRGEELGNILKRILRG, encoded by the exons ATggcgccgccgctcgccgccccgCGCTTCCACGCCGCCCCCCCCcgcggcctcctcctccgcccccGGAAGCCCCTCCCCACCTGGCGCCGCGCCGCTCGCCCGGACGACCAG GATCTGTACGTCGACGACGACATCGGAGACGGCTTCTCGTTCAGCGGGG GGAAGTATGCGGAAGCCGAAGGCCCGAGTAAGTCGGACGAGTGGTTCGCTCAGGGGAGAATG GTAAAAGCTCATGCATTATATGGGAACAAAGAAAAGGCAAAGGATCCCTTTTTTGGGCTCACCATGGGTTCAGGATCACAATCTTCGGGTGATGTTTTTAA TTGGTTTTGTGTGGAAGCGGGGAGCTCTTCTAATCCTACTGTCCTTCTAATTCATGGGTTTCCATCTCAG GCATACTCTTACCGAAATGTGCTACCTGTACTATCAGACAAGTATCGTTCCATTGCTTTTGACTGGCTTG GTTTTGGATTCTCAGACAAGCCTCAACCTAAATATGGTTTTGACTATACTCTGGATG AATATACTTCAGCCCTGGAATCATTAATCGATGCTGTTGCTCCTGATAAGCTCTCCATTGTTGTTCAG GGGTACTTCGCTCCAATTGTAGTCAAATATGCTAAAGAACATCAGGACAAGTTGAACCACCTTATACTAGTTAATCCACCG ATAACCGACAAACATGCAAAGCTTCCATCCACCCTTGCATGTTTCAGCAACTTTTTGTTGGGCGAAGTATTTTCTCAG GATCCTCTTAGAGCTAGTGATAAGGCCTTGACTAGTAGTGGGCCATACATGATGAAGGAGGAAGATGCTACTGTATATAGAAGGCCATACCTTGTCTCAGGTGCATCTGGTTTTGCACTGAATGCAATAACAAGAGCTATGGGAAAGGATCTTAAG GCTTACATTGAGTCCATGAGGAGCATATTAGCGAGTGATTCATGGAATACGAAGACAACAATATGTTGGGGCTTGAGAGATCGTTGGCTCACTTATGAtggggttgaagatttttgtgaTGGCCTAAAACACAACGTTGTGCAGCTGCCAATG GCAGGGCACCATGCTCAGGAGGATCGTGGTGAAGAGCTAGGGAATATACTAAAACGTATACTGAG AGGATGA
- the LOC125545740 gene encoding probable auxin efflux carrier component 5a, whose product MIGWGDVYKVVAATAPLYFALFLGYGSVRWWRIFTREQCDAVNRLVAFFALPFFTFEFTLHTDPFQVNYRAVAADVISKAVIVAVIAVWARLLGRNGNGKGAAGWSITGFSLSTLTNSLVVGVPMARAMYGEWAQQLVVQLSVFQAIVWLTLLLFVLEVRKAAIGMYVDVGRKNVVHDATMPESPVKADVEAAPTGAVAVLVVGGVEEVGGKPSVWRLVKTVAHKLARNPNTYASFVGITWACVANRLHMELPSVLENSVLIMSKSGTGMAMFSMGLFMAQQERILACGPGYAALGLALKFGLGPVAMAIGSIAVGLRGDVLRVAIIQAALPQSITSFIFAKEYGLHADVLSTAVIFGMLVSLPLLVGLYIVLELIR is encoded by the exons ATGATCGGGTGGGGGGACGTGTACAAGGTGGTGGCGGCGACGGCGCCGCTCTACTTCGCGCTGTTCCTGGGCTACGGCTCGGTGCGGTGGTGGCGCATCTTCACGCGGGAGCAGTGCGACGCCGTGAACCGCctcgtcgccttcttcgcgctgCCCTTCTTCACCTTCGAGTTCACGCTGCACACCGACCCGTTCCAGGTCAACTACCGGGCCGTCGCCGCCGACGTCATCTCCAAGGCCGTCATCGTCGCCGTCATCGCCGTCTGGGCCAGGCTCCTCGGCCggaacggcaacggcaagggcGCCGCGGGGTGGTCCATCACCGGCTTCTCCCTCTCCACGCTCACCAACTCGCTCGTCGTCGGCGTGCCCATGGCGCGCGCCATGTACGGCGAGTGGGCGCAGCAGCTCGTCGTGCAGCTCTCCGTGTTCCAGGCCATCGTCTGGCTCACGCTCCTCCTCTTCGTGCTCGAGGTCCGGAAGGCCGCCATCGGCATGTACGTCGACGTCGGCAGGAAGAACGTCGTCCACGACGCCACGATGCCCGAGTCACCGGTCAAGGCCGACGTCGAGGCTGCGCCCACCGGCGCCGTGGCCGTGCTGGTGGTCGGCGGCGTCGAGGAGGTGGGCGGCAAGCCGTCGGTGTGGAGGCTGGTGAAGACGGTGGCGCACAAGCTGGCGCGCAACCCCAACACCTACGCCAGCTTCGTGGGCATCACCTGGGCCTGTGTTGCCAACAG GCTACACATGGAGCTGCCAAGTGTCCTGGAGAACTCGGTGCTCATCATGTCCAAGTCGGGCACGGGGATGGCCATGTTCAGCATGG GACTGTTCATGGCGCAGCAAGAGAGGATCCTGGCGTGCGGGCCGGGGTATGCGGCCCTGGGCCTGGCCCTCAAGTTCGGTCTCGGCCCGGTCGCCATGGCCATCGGCTCCATCGCCGTCGGCCTCCGCGGCGACGTCCTCCGCGTCGCCATCATACAG GCTGCACTACCTCAATCGATCACGTCGTTCATATTTGCAAAAGAATACGGGCTGCATGCAGACGTCCTTAGTACTGC GGTGATTTTTGGGATGCTTGTCTCCCTGCCATTGCTAGTAGGACTTTATATAGTCTTAGAGCTAATTAGGTAG